One Vicia villosa cultivar HV-30 ecotype Madison, WI linkage group LG5, Vvil1.0, whole genome shotgun sequence genomic window, TTTAACGAAGATACTTAATCTTTCGTGTGAAAATCATAatccatttaaaataaatagtcttCTTCCATCTTTCTAAAATATTGAGATATTATCTTTTCCTTTCATCGAAATTTTGAAGTCATTGTCAAATGAGACATTTccattaatttattaatcaagTTATACAAACatgcattttttttttatcatcaccAATATGGTCTGGTTTAAAAGATCAACTCTGACATTAAATCGGTCAAACCCCCTCCcaaaaatgcttttttttttcacACATACGGTTTTTTCACTTGTGCCAAGGTTTCGTAAATTTTCCTAGCTTCCTTAATTATTGCCACGTGCTATCAACACTGTTTCAAACTTCTCATCATTTCCTTCCATATTTCCTTTCATATAGTTGGTTTTTTCCTCAACTCTATTCTTAAAGGATCtacattttgatttttgaaaagtacTGACCAACTTGTTAACAATTATAGCATTGACTTCAAAATTTATAATTCCTTCTATGTCTATTATTCCACTCCAAAATGTCCTCGACCAGAATGTCTACATAGACTTTATTAACATCTCTCGTTTCATgagtttcttcatttttttttagttttttggtTACATTTTGAATACTTTTTCGGCGATCTCTTTTAGCTCCTTAAGTTTCTCCTTGTAAACTAATAATGATCTTTGATGTTTTAATATTATCATAGTCGCtaaatcttttgtttcttaaattatAACAACAATGTACTCCAATTTTAGTTATTGACATGCTACATTTTGATTTTCATGTAACTCGATGAAGCCTTTATGTTCATAATATTTGTTCATAGATTcaacaaatttaaattttagattttttttagatCTAAATTTAACTTGTttgataattattaatttttcagGTGATACCattataaatattctttattataCGTAATGTGTTTTCAGACATTTaaaatcataaactcaaattaaaATACGTCATTATGTAGAACAATACAGCAAGAGACACTGAAAACAGTAGGTAGATCTAGTACAAGAGGATAGGACCACATGCAAGATGATCCTATAACACTCTCACTTAGACATTATTCTTAATAGTAAACTCTCATAATATACTAGTGAGAAGTTTCCATACGATAATCTTGAAACCGCACCATCGTCTTCAAAACCTAATGCTGTcaatataacaaataaaaaaatagtcaGTAACTAATGCTTCAAAATAAAGCAACACAAAAATAAGAGTGAGTGTGAAAGTTATGATAAGACATACGTATTACAGTTGGTGGAGGTGCTGATCTTGTAAGGAATGTTGACACCACATTTGCCTGGGAGAGCAGCAGCATTGTTAGCATTCAAATTGTTAATAGAACCAGCAGCTGATTTCAAGCAGTTACAGGCCGCCTGTTTATCAGGCACGGTGGGGGCGGCACCAAGAAGCTTCTTCACTCCTGCACAGCATGGCATTGACGGACCAGGACCGCCTGTAAGAAAAGGAAGGCATGGAGCAAGATCACCGGTTACAGTTCCACATGAGACTGCAGCTTCTGCCATAGGAGCAATAACAACCATGCACATCACCAAAGCAACACATGCTAGCTTCATGCTTCTtgccatttttgttttctttgttttgaatTCTCTTTTTCTTGGTTTGTTTGATTGGTGTGTGTAATGTCTTTGTGAGTGGGGGTTTATATAGAAAATAAGACGAGGTGTGAAGATGAGTAGAGTGATGAATTATTGGTGGATGGAAATCAAGATGGGGTGGTAGTTGGGTTGAATTAATGGTGTATGGTGCATGATCAATAAATATTGCCCACCTGTCTCACTAtcatacattttttatttaatgatttGGTACATGGTTAGATTTGATGAATAATGATTGTGGGACCCGTGTATGAATTCTCCACCCTActccttttttttctctcttttccaaATGCCAATAAAAGTTACATTAAAGAAAAAGGTAATGGCATAAGACATACTAGAATAAGATATACACATACAACTCGTATCAAAACTTGTGATAAATCATAACCACCCATACCAATATCCTATGTAGGATAAATACGTGAGAGAACAACCAACACTAAAATTCATACATATACAAGACAGTATAACAGAAACGAAAACTCATCTACCATGCATTACTCTATGCGGTTGCTTACAAATCAGGTAGAAACACTACAactaattttatattttctaGCAAATTTTTACATCGGTCAATTAATCCACATTGATAAAATTGTGTATCGAAAAAAAAAAGCTACATATTAGAAAGATTTGACGCAAATTTGATGTTTGATGTCTGAATGACTCTTATTATATCTTTTTGGTTAGAGAATCGATTCACGAAAacaacattttattttataaaattttagcaatttctgttttattttccacaatttaaaaaatttatgtttcatttttatttttgaatatttttagcattagagtatttattttttgtatttaaacAGTTTTTGATGTGATCGTCAAGgttatattttatcataataaaattcaaatattttcacttttggtttcttctgtttcttttttTAACTTGATCAGCCATGAAAGTTCAACATGTGACTAGAGGAGACCTTGAGGGAAGAGAATTGTGACATAAAACACAACTAAGTTCTTGCGTTTTTTTAGCGCAATGATTTAGGAGAATTAGAGAGTAAGAAATTGTCTCGATACATTAGTGGCTTAAAGGGATCTCTCTAGAAAAATATGAGTTTATATATTGAATGGACAATGAATGAGGTATCAAGTCTAGTTTTGAAGGTAGAATTGAGGGAGAAATCTCCTCAAAATATCGCATCTTTAAGGTAGTTTCCCCATAATAACTTTGAATCAGCGAGGGACAAGGAAAAAAGTGCAGCAACCAAAGATTCCAACCCTAGGAACAACCATAGTGTTGTGCAGCAAGGTAAAACACTCATCCAAAGGAAGAATAATTCATATGCTAAACCCACTAGAGACACATGTTATCGTTGTAATGGAAGAGGTCACGTATCAAATGTTTTCCCAAGAAGGAGAGTTGTTGCTGCTGCGGAAGAAAGAGAAAAGGAATAGGAAAGAGTATGACCTACAGTTGAGAACGATAAACACATGGAGATTGAGTTTGCAGAGGAAGAATTTGGTGAGAGGGTAAATTTGGGTTGCAACAAATTTTACTAGCATCCAAAGATGAAGGGAAAcaagagattttttttttaaaacacacCAACCTATCT contains:
- the LOC131601561 gene encoding non-specific lipid-transfer protein 3-like, whose amino-acid sequence is MARSMKLACVALVMCMVVIAPMAEAAVSCGTVTGDLAPCLPFLTGGPGPSMPCCAGVKKLLGAAPTVPDKQAACNCLKSAAGSINNLNANNAAALPGKCGVNIPYKISTSTNCNTIRF